In the Arachis ipaensis cultivar K30076 chromosome B10, Araip1.1, whole genome shotgun sequence genome, one interval contains:
- the LOC107623925 gene encoding heat stress transcription factor A-4c has protein sequence MDEVQGSSSSLPPFLTKTYEMVDDPSTNSIVSWSDSSRSFVVWNPPEFARVLLPKFFKHNNFSSFIRQLNTYGFKKIDPEQWEFSNDDFVRGQPNLMKNIHRRKPVHSHSLQTLHGQVAIPLTESERKSLKDDIEKLKHDKQEQILELQRQEQEWEIFKLKIDCTKERLETMEKRQQNMISSISQVLHKPGAALNLLTLTENMERKRRLPKGSSHFTDEASIEDPMEISQVLPSENAESSGFVTSCIERMNQLESTLVFWEYIAQDVNETIVQSHSNLDVDESTSCPDSPAVSSVQLDDEVQPKSSGIDMNSEPALPSDTVALKEQPVGTTPAATGVNDKFWEQFLTENPGSTELQEAQSERMDLDNKKNEGKPSAHGKFWWNMRNVNNLPEQMGHS, from the exons ATGGATGAAGTTCAGGGAAGTTCAAGTTCCTTACCTCCATTTCTCACAAAGACATATGAGATGGTGGATGATCCTTCCACCAATTCCATTGTTTCATGGAGTGACAGCAGCAGGAGTTTTGTTGTTTGGAATCCACCAGAGTTTGCAAGGGTCTTGTTACCAAAATTCTTTAAGCACAATAACTTCTCAAGCTTTATCAGACAGCTCAACACTTAT GGCTTTAAGAAGATTGACCCTGAACAATGGGAATTTTCCAATGATGATTTTGTAAGAGGTCAACCAAATCTTATGAAGAATATTCATAGGCGCAAACCGGTTCATAGCCATTCTTTGCAGACTCTACATGGACAAGTGGCTATTCCGCTAACCGAGTCAGAACGGAAGAGTCTGAAAGATGACATTGAAAAGCTTAAGCATGATAAACAAGAACAGATTCTGGAGTTACAGAGACAAGAACAAGAGTGGGAAATTTTCAAGTTAAAAATAGATTGCACAAAGGAGCGTTTGGAAACAATGGAAAAGAGGCAACAGAATATGATTTCTTCTATTTCTCAAGTGCTGCATAAACCTGGGGCTGCATTAAATCTGTTGACACTGACAGAAAACATGGAAAGAAAACGAAGGTTGCCAAAAGGCAGCAGTCACTTTACTGATGAAGCTAGCATTGAAGATCCTATGGAAATATCCCAAGTGTTACCTAGTGAAAATGCAGAGAGTAGTGGCTTCGTCACATCATGCATAGAACGAATGAATCAGCTCGAGTCAACCCTGGTATTTTGGGAATATATTGCACAAGATGTGAatgaaaccattgttcaaagtCATTCAAACTTGGATGTTGATGAATCCACAAGTTGTCCAGATAGTCCAGCGGTATCTAGTGTGCAACTCGATGATGAAGTTCAGCCTAAGTCATCCGGGATAGACATGAATTCTGAGCCAGCTTTACCTTCTGATACTGTTGCATTGAAGGAACAACCTGTTGGAACTACCCCTGCAGCTACTGGTGTTAACGACAAATTCTGGGAACAATTCTTGACAGAGAATCCTGGTTCAACAGAACTGCAAGAGGCACAATCAGAAAGAATGGATTTGGACAACAAAAAGAATGAAGGAAAGCCTAGTGCACATGGCAAATTTTGGTGGAACATGAGGAATGTAAATAATCTTCCAGAACAGATGGGTCATTCTTAG
- the LOC107619929 gene encoding transcription repressor OFP5-like: MMKWGGRKAGSSSPSVSSHHHASSFSWFSKLKHMRINSSSEPTTTTHHANIKKQKPPYQNNTSDAVTTASSTVADDASSSLFHDEDNFIDSSSSFPAAARRNSSAMKHTAREGALINNNKNKLKKEKKESGIIQKEERKFVDDRKVEMEMQEYTRDDKEYENLRRRFERKAQKVLQEQLFNLEKERGRESRKLVQEIKDVEMQLDSPRTICTPRIHYSLPSSSDSKSSNSVRSKKNNDILEKKLMMNPTDEELNSNLNLKVKTKKKKQQTVVDGNSSREIIHQRRKSKHSPRIRIHSPRMSSPKIDQVCRIKAIEDMKKARLKMKKEREEIIVQEALLTKGSEDRFAVIKCSLDPRKDFRDSMIEMIIEKQIRNPEEMEELLACYLTLNADEYHDLIIQVFRQVWFQMSYGA, translated from the coding sequence ATGATGAAGTGGGGAGGAAGAAAAGCtggttcttcttctccttctgtGTCTTCTCATCACcatgcttcttctttttcttggttctcTAAGTTAAAGCACATGAGAATCAACTCATCATCCGAGCCAACTACTACTACTCATCATGCAAACATCAAGAAGCAGAAGCCACCATACCAGAATAATACTTCTGATGCTGTTACTACTGCTTCTTCTACTGTTGCTGatgatgcttcttcttctttatttcacGATGAAGATAATTTTATTGACTCTTCTTCAAGTTTCCCTGCTGCTGCTAGAAGAAACAGTAGTGCTATGAAGCACACAGCAAGAGAAGGTgctctcatcaacaacaacaagaacaagttgaagaaggagaaaaaggagaGTGGTATTATtcaaaaggaagaaagaaaatttGTGGATGATAGGAAGGTTGAAATGGAGATGCAAGAGTACACTAGAGATGACAAGGAATATGAAAACCTAAGGAGGAGATTTGAGAGGAAAGCTCAAAAGGTTTTGCAAGAGCAACTCTTCAACttagaaaaagaaagaggaagagaatcAAGAAAATTAGTACAAGAGATCAAAGATGTGGAGATGCAGTTGGATTCACCAAGAACAATATGCACACCAAGGATACATTATTCACTCCCATCTTCATCTGATTCCAAGAGTTCGAATTCTGTTAGAAGTAAGAAGAATAATGATATTTTGGAGAAGAAACTGATGATGAATCCTACTGATGAGGAGTTGAACTCGAACTTGAACTTGAAGGTGAAgaccaagaaaaagaagcaacAAACAGTAGTTGATGGAAACAGCAGCAGAGAAATTATTCATCAGAGGAGGAAATCAAAGCATAGCCCCAGAATCAGAATACATTCTCCAAGGATGTCTTCTCCCAAGATTGATCAAGTTTGCAGAATAAAGGCTATAGAAGACATGAAGAAAGCAAGActgaagatgaagaaagaaagagaggagatTATTGTGCAGGAAGCACTACTCACAAAAGGGTCAGAAGATAGATTTGCTGTTATAAAATGTTCATTGGATCCAAGAAAAGATTTCAGAGACTCTATGATTGAGATGATCATTGAGAAGCAGATTAGAAACCCAGAAGAAATGGAAGAGCTTCTGGCATGTTATCTGACATTGAATGCTGATGAGTATCATGATCTCATCATTCAAGTTTTCAGGCAAGTTTGGTTTCAAATGAGCTATGGTGCTTAA